One region of Chitinophaga varians genomic DNA includes:
- a CDS encoding TonB-dependent siderophore receptor, which translates to MHKTLPALIGLSAISLYSYGQHDTDSLRKQRLREIIVLDKKKTMKADSMASTLRLEGRLLETPQNITSVTSELVREQGGLEMKDIARNASGVKMSYNSSVFDASTTIMVRGFGAITYVNGMPQRSTMGALIDDAAMIERVDFIKGPAGFLLSSGEPGGSINITTKTPGPQRIRQIEAAGGSFGLLRVSADVGSAVQAKGFSYRINAAYQQQQSFQDFIKTRKYIASPAIQYNFKPGTFLLAEYNLIRMTADGGSSVTQTGTDADVLQHRIGNNYAGDPNLPQSYTMSQSVRLMFAHRFNNRWKLTIQSKYTATPSATWSLLSDNYSPVNFDNTNITRRMSQYSNVNGRVAATQAYINGTFNTGRVVSHQLVAGIDYNYSKDDFSVAYGRYKFTFDRNHPQYGLPKDSVAELGKPRLIVRENNWWSAFVYNTTRVHQHWLFNYGGRFTFNMPVTTNAKTPLRNETAFSPRLGITRLFGENTSVYAVYDQSFIPQAGADFAGNNFKSLRGNSFEVGAKREWFQRKLITTLAGYHIIKNNLLVSDLQHPGFSRQIGQATSTGVEADIIGRLSDRLTISANYAYTYAITSKDTRPENEGTRLAFTPEQMINTWVQYAIPVTPKARLSISAGQSTVTRTATYTPDVYLKGYTKLDAGVAWDAGRWYVRVIADNLTNKRYFSSGDILIGSIHEGVKSYYYIEGAPVSFKAFAGVRL; encoded by the coding sequence ATGCATAAAACATTACCTGCATTGATAGGTCTGAGTGCTATTTCCCTGTACAGTTATGGCCAGCATGATACCGACAGCCTGCGTAAACAACGGTTGCGGGAAATTATCGTACTGGATAAAAAGAAAACCATGAAAGCAGACAGCATGGCGTCCACTTTGCGACTGGAAGGCCGCCTGCTGGAGACGCCCCAAAATATCACCAGTGTGACCAGTGAACTGGTCCGCGAACAAGGCGGCCTGGAAATGAAAGACATCGCCCGTAATGCCAGTGGTGTAAAAATGAGTTACAACAGCTCTGTATTCGACGCTTCCACTACCATTATGGTCAGAGGTTTCGGTGCCATCACCTATGTTAACGGCATGCCGCAACGCAGCACCATGGGCGCGCTTATAGACGATGCCGCCATGATAGAACGGGTAGACTTTATCAAAGGCCCTGCCGGTTTCCTGCTCTCTTCCGGGGAGCCGGGCGGCAGCATTAATATCACCACTAAAACGCCCGGCCCGCAGCGTATCCGCCAGATAGAAGCCGCCGGTGGCAGCTTCGGGCTGCTGCGTGTGTCCGCCGACGTGGGTTCGGCTGTGCAGGCAAAAGGTTTTTCTTATCGCATCAATGCCGCCTATCAACAACAACAGAGCTTCCAGGATTTTATCAAAACCAGGAAATACATCGCTTCACCGGCCATACAATATAACTTCAAGCCCGGCACCTTCCTGCTGGCAGAGTATAACCTCATACGCATGACCGCCGACGGCGGCAGCAGCGTCACCCAAACAGGTACCGACGCTGATGTGCTGCAACACCGCATCGGCAACAATTACGCCGGCGATCCCAACCTGCCGCAATCCTATACCATGTCGCAAAGCGTGCGGCTGATGTTCGCGCATCGCTTTAACAACCGCTGGAAATTGACCATTCAGTCCAAATACACCGCCACGCCAAGCGCTACATGGTCGTTGCTTTCAGACAACTACTCCCCCGTCAACTTTGACAATACCAATATCACCAGGCGTATGTCACAGTATAGTAACGTCAACGGACGAGTGGCCGCCACACAGGCTTATATCAACGGCACATTCAACACAGGCCGCGTTGTCAGTCATCAGCTGGTGGCGGGCATCGACTATAACTATAGTAAAGATGATTTTTCCGTTGCCTATGGCCGGTACAAATTTACATTCGACCGTAACCATCCGCAGTACGGCTTACCCAAAGACAGCGTAGCCGAGCTGGGCAAACCAAGACTGATCGTCAGAGAAAATAACTGGTGGTCAGCCTTTGTTTACAATACCACCCGCGTACATCAACACTGGCTCTTCAACTATGGTGGCCGTTTCACCTTTAACATGCCCGTTACCACCAACGCTAAAACACCACTGCGAAATGAAACCGCTTTCTCCCCAAGGCTGGGCATCACCCGCCTGTTCGGTGAAAACACCAGCGTATATGCCGTATATGACCAGTCGTTCATTCCACAGGCCGGCGCCGACTTTGCCGGCAATAACTTCAAATCGTTGCGTGGCAACAGCTTCGAAGTGGGCGCTAAACGCGAATGGTTTCAGCGTAAGCTGATCACTACGCTGGCAGGCTACCATATCATCAAAAACAACCTGTTGGTATCCGATCTGCAACATCCCGGTTTCAGCCGGCAGATAGGACAAGCCACCAGTACAGGTGTGGAAGCGGATATCATCGGACGGTTGTCCGACCGTCTCACAATATCTGCCAATTACGCCTATACGTACGCGATCACCAGCAAAGATACCCGCCCGGAAAATGAAGGCACCAGGCTGGCCTTCACCCCGGAACAGATGATCAACACCTGGGTGCAGTATGCCATCCCGGTAACACCGAAGGCACGCCTGAGCATCAGCGCCGGACAAAGCACCGTTACCCGTACCGCCACCTATACACCGGACGTATACCTGAAAGGCTATACGAAACTGGACGCAGGCGTCGCCTGGGATGCCGGCCGCTGGTATGTGCGCGTGATC